In Citrus sinensis cultivar Valencia sweet orange chromosome 4, DVS_A1.0, whole genome shotgun sequence, one DNA window encodes the following:
- the LOC102625641 gene encoding probable LRR receptor-like serine/threonine-protein kinase At3g47570, producing the protein MLEGSIPSSLGKCQNLISLNLSNNNLSGTIPTEVIGLSSLSIYLDLSQNQLNGPMPSNFGILKNLGFIDISEDKLSGEIPSSLGSCILLVQLIMNGNFFQGNIPSSFSSLRGIENLDLSWNNLSGRIPKYLENFPFLQNLNLSFNHFEGEVPVKGVFSNSSAISLDGNDNLCGGISELHLSTCSIKESKQSRSRSLKLMIPVVTVILLVTGMSCFIITSWRSKSKREPATPSAFLASVLRVSYENLFKATDGFSLENLIGAGSFGSVYKGILSHDDHEKLVAVKVLNLQHRGASKSFIAECQALRSIRHRNLVKIITSCASVDFQGNDFEALVYEFMVNGSLEEWLHPNAEAPRNLNLLQRLNIAVDVASALDYLHHYCETPIVHCDLKPSNVLLDGELTAHVGDFGLAKFLPEATNNLSSNQSSSVGVKGTVGYAAPQYGMGSEVSTSGDVYSFGILLLEMFTGKGPTNEMFTGNLTLHNFVKEALPQRLAEIVDPVLLVEREEGETSTANAHKQWTRSFSVKECLVSVLAIGVTCSSELPRERMSMEEVAAQLVSFRNKLVKNVRGQPATYVTA; encoded by the exons ATGTTAGAGGGAAGCATTCCATCAAGTCTGGGGAAATGCCAAAACTTAATATCATTAAATCTTTCTAATAACAACCTCAGTGGTACCATACCCACTGAAGTAATTGGCCTCTCTTCCTTGTCAATCTATCTTGATCTATCTCAAAACCAGTTGAATGGTCCTATGCCCTCAAATTTTGGTATCTTGAAAAATCTGGGTTTTATAGATATATCTGAGGACAAATTGTCTGGTGAAATTCCAAGTAGTTTAGGAAGTTGCATTTTGTTGGTGCAACTCATCATGAATGGTAATTTCTTTCAAGGGAATATACCTTCGTCATTCAGTTCTTTGAGAGGCATTGAGAATCTTGATCTTTCGTGGAACAATTTGTCCGGCCGGATTccaaaatatttggaaaacttTCCCTTTTTGCAGAATTTAAATCTGtcttttaatcattttgaGGGTGAAGTACCAGTAAAAGGAGTCTTCAGCAATTCAAGTGCTATATCTCTTGATGGAAATGATAACCTCTGTGGTGGCATATCTGAGTTGCATTTATCTACTTGTTCCATCAAAGAATCCAAGCAATCACGTTCCCGTTCCCTGAAACTGATGATTCCTGTAGTTACAGTAATTTTGTTAGTGACAGGGATGTCGTGTTTTATAATTACTTCCTGGCGGAGCAAATCAAAAAGGGAGCCGGCCACTCCATCAGCATTCTTGGCTTCGGTTTTACGAGTGTCCTATGAGAATCTGTTCAAAGCAACTGATGGGTTCTCTTTGGAAAACTTGATTGGTGCCGGTAGCTTTGGTTCGGTCTATAAAGGAATCCTCAGTCACGATGATCATGAAAAGCTGGTGGCAGTTAAGGTACTTAATCTTCAGCATCGTGGAGCTTCAAAGAGTTTCATAGCGGAGTGTCAAGCCTTGAGGAGTATTAGGCATCGGAATCTTGTCAAAATAATAACTTCCTGTGCAAGTGTTGACTTCCAAGGAAATGATTTCGAGGCTTTAGTTTATGAGTTCATGGTCAACGGGAGCCTGGAGGAATGGTTGCATCCGAACGCTGAGGCACCAAGGAACTTAAATCTCCTGCAAAGACTGAATATTGCCGTTGATGTTGCTTCCGCATTGGATTATCTTCATCATTATTGCGAAACTCCAATAGTCCATTGTGATCTCAAGCCAAGCAATGTTCTTCTGGATGGTGAATTGACTGCCCATGTAGGTGATTTTGGATTAGCAAAATTCCTTCCGGAAGCCACCAATAACTTGTCATCTAATCAATCAAGCTCTGTTGGAGTAAAAGGAACCGTTGGTTATGCTGCACCAC AGTACGGAATGGGGAGCGAAGTCTCAACAAGTGGAGATGTGTACAGTTTTGGAATACTCTTGCTGGAAATGTTTACAGGAAAGGGGCCGACGAATGAGATGTTTACAGGCAATCTAACCCTACATAATTTTGTCAAGGAAGCTCTTCCTCAAAGACTCGCTGAAATTGTTGATCCAGTGCTTCTTGTAGAAAGAGAAGAAGGGGAGACAAGCACGGCCAATGCTCACAAACAATGGACCAGAAGTTTTAGTGTTAAAGAGTGCTTGGTTTCAGTACTGGCAATCGGAGTCACTTGCTCTTCAGAGTTGCCGAGAGAACGAATGAGCATGGAAGAGGTTGCAGCTCAGCTGGTTTCCTTCAGAAACAAGCTGGTCAAAAATGTGCGAGGCCAACCAGCAACTTACGTGACTGCCTAA